The following proteins come from a genomic window of Chitinivibrio alkaliphilus ACht1:
- a CDS encoding GNAT family N-acetyltransferase, which yields MTQSHAIYVRPLVPAEDAAAVAALAKRAFPPTESVFVGIDDAGGYIAEAGEQVAGVCLIRVVSLPGKKRVGYVSWLMSDPAFRGQGGAQRLVDTATMQSEFFRTGERLG from the coding sequence ATGACGCAGTCCCATGCTATCTACGTGCGCCCCCTTGTCCCTGCAGAAGATGCGGCAGCCGTAGCCGCTCTGGCAAAACGGGCCTTTCCCCCCACGGAATCTGTCTTTGTTGGCATAGATGATGCCGGCGGATATATCGCCGAAGCAGGGGAGCAGGTTGCCGGTGTGTGTCTTATACGGGTGGTTTCCCTTCCTGGAAAAAAGCGGGTGGGCTATGTCTCCTGGCTGATGAGTGATCCGGCATTTCGCGGCCAGGGGGGTGCTCAAAGGCTTGTGGATACGGCCACCATGCAGAGTGAGTTCTTCCGCACCGGGGAGCGTTTGGGCTGA